The Festucalex cinctus isolate MCC-2025b chromosome 14, RoL_Fcin_1.0, whole genome shotgun sequence DNA window CTTTCAAATACTTTCAGGCACCGCTGTACAGTTAACAACagtgttaccatggcaacactTTTGCCCAGTTCCTTTATTTACAATAGGAAAAATAAATGGGATATGCAACCTCGGAGTGCAGGTTTACTTAAGGTGAAACGATAACGTTGAAATGGAACACTGGGAAATGTTTAGAAGACAGAAAGCAGTTGTAAACGGATCATTTGGAGGAATTGCAACGTTTTCCATGGTGTGATGTGTGAAACTCAGGGTGTGCGTGTTGACATCTGTGCCTAATATACAGTACTTGGTGTGGACACACACACTCAGAAGAGGCCAAGCTTTTAGGTCATTTCGCATGTCTGCAAAAGTGCTTGTCTTGCGGGTGGTCCCGAAACGTTTTTTTGACTTCATTGTCCGGACCGCCAAGTGACGAGATGAACTCGCTTGACCTTCCTTTTGTCTTAACTGCGGACCCTCGCTGCTGTTTTTTCGGGAGGGCTTCAACGTGTGCTGTCTTCCGCCCCCTTCAGGCCATCAGCAACAAAGACCAGCACAGCATCTCGTACACGCTGTCCAGAGCCCAGACGGTGGTGGTGGAGTACACGCACGACAGCAATGTAGACATGTTTCAGgtaccacaaacacacacatgcacacgcattcTGTGAACAGCAAAAATCCACGAGGATTTaaagctataaaaaaaattgtaattgcccttagatgccacaagatggcagcaaagcactttcTTCcaccaaaatacaaaataaaattccagAAACTTTGTAGAAGGGGTATATGTGCCAAGGAGGATTTTTGCTCAGCATGTTCACCTCTATGATAATGACATCATCAGAAGTGTCCATTTTTAATTTGCAGCCTAAAGGTAAACACTGGACTTAAAGGCATCATTCCACTCACTTTTGGGCAAAGTAGTTCCTCGCTTGGTACATCCACGGTCCTTTTAAGTACCTGCTAGTGTCATTATTATCTGTGAATGCCACTTTGAATTCTCTCTTATTAATGATGCTGAATGCAGCCTAATTAATTATTCATCTTCCTCAAGCCCGACTGTTAACATTGTTGAAAGTGCCTTTTAACGTCACCTTGATGATAGCGTGAAACACTTAAGTGTGATTCATGTCGCTATCGGAAGCAGCAGAGAACCTCTCGTGTTGGTTATTATGGGATGGAGAGTACGCTCTTGACTTGACATTttcactttgttgttgttgtgtttcagttTTTAGTCATTTTCCTATTTGACCTGAATGCACCACGGCTCAATGTCATATAAGAGCAGAAATGAcgtaaaaacaaagatgaaggCGTCTTTGATTTCTGTCTTCTCGCTCACTcggcccagaaaaaaaaaaaaaaaaataggtcaaGCGTCTTCTCAACCGGAGCGGTGCATGCAAGTTTAATTCCAAAACGTGTTTAATATTCACAGCGATGTCAGAGGTTAAGCTGCAGGGCAGCCGACGGGAGAGCAAAGCATGAAAGACATACTACAGATGAGCGAGGGAAGGATGGAGggaggagaggaagaagaagagttaaGTCTTTTTTGTGTCAGAATGATTGCAGTGAAGAGGAGCGCAAAGCTGAAGTCaaatgtggacaaaagtattgggacacgtcATCAAATGTGCTTCACATAATAATATAAGGCATGTACAAGCATACGAATTGAAGACATTGAAAAGCAAATTCAAGAACTCAAATTACAAATTCCAGGTGGGTCGTTCCACGGAGAGTCCGATAGACTTTGTGGTGACCGACACGGTGGCGAGCGGCCAGAGCAACGGCGACACGCAAACCGTCCAGAGCACCATCTCACGCTTCGCCTGCCGCATCATGTGCCAGCGCACGCCGCCTTACACCGCCCGCATCTACGCGGCCGGCTTCGACTCGTCCAAGAACATCTTCCTCGGGGTGAGGAgccgcgccgccgccgtcgccgtcCGCAAAGCCGGCGAACGACACTCGAGCTCATTTGTCGTATTTGTTTCAGGAGAAAGCCGCCAAGTGGAAGACGCCAGACGGGCAGATGGACGGCCTGACCACCAACGGCGTGCTGGTGATGCACCCTCGCCACGGCTTCAGCCAGGACTCCAGGCCCGGCGTGTGGCGGGAGATCTCCGTGTGCGGGAATGTCTTCACGCTGCGAGAGACGCGCTCGGCGCAGCAGCGGGGAAAGATGGTGAGCGCATGCAGGACACCTGCCCAACCTACCCGAGAACTAACCTAACTAACCAGATCTACTTTTCACACTCTCTCACAAAAGTTCCCCTCACATCTTTGTAActctttgttttttctttctcgcGACACACATTTCCACCTTAAGTGAGCGGAAATGTCACATTAGGGCTGATAGAAGTGAAAACTGTGTATACAATAAGCGTGACTAGGATGTGACGTGTGTGGCCATCTTGAGAACTGTGATCTGCAAAGTAACACTGCCCCCTGGTGTCATTTGAACAACATTACACATCGGTCGTCTATCAATCAGCCGTTTCcaatttttttccatccatccattttctatagagtCGTCCACACAAAGTATCATCCCAAAATTGTTCAAAATCATATCAAACTTATAACAACATTATGTTTTAGTACTTTGTCATGTAGTTTTTGTTTCGCCTTACAGGTGacagaaaaatgttgatttttaaaaaaatatttgaatattattATCTTAGTTCTATGTCATAAtgttgtataaaaataaataaaatcctgaaaaaaaatgtgattttttttttctttttttttaggacaaaatTTCAGCTATCAAAAAACATATGGTACAACGGTGTATTAGggccatgtatatatatatatatattttttttttaaggtgggggcaatattcagagaaaaaaaaggtcacaaatttgcgactttataaagttgcaagtggcagatttgcgagaaaaaaaaaatcataaatttggcacttttttctcggaatattacgcccaggggaaaaaaaaatatttagacgtGCACTAAAACGCCGCCATAATAGGGAGATttgaaaataccaaaaaaaaaaaaaaaatgtgtataccGTAGGTTAAAAATGAAATGTcacaatactaaaactaataaaaactacactaaaacaaagcaattttgaccataaaaaaacaaacatattaatTGCTCTAGAGAggaaataaaactgaaaaaacaaaacaaaacctcaaaacaaactaactaaaattatcaCGAAAAGCCCCAAATTATTATAACCCTGCTTCCAACGCAGATAGAATAGAATAAAAGGTATGTTTGTGGTGCACAGGTGGAGGCGGAGTCTCAGGAGCTGGTGGACGGCTCGCTGATCGATCTGTGCGGCGCCACGCTGCTGTGGCGCACGGCCGAGGGCTTGTCGCGCACGCCCACCCTCAAGCATCTGGAGGCCCTGCGGCAGGAGATCAACGCGGCGCGGCCGCAGTGCCCCGTGGGCTTCAACACGCTGGCCTTCCCCTCCATGCGCCGCAAGGACACGCCGGACGAGAAGCAGCCGTGGGCCTACCTGCGCTGCGGCCACGTGCACGGCTACCACGACTGGGGCAATCGGCACGAGGAGCGGGACGGGCGCCAGCGCGAATGCCCCATGTGTCGGGCCAAGGGGCCCTACGTGCCCCTGTGGCTGGGCTGCGAGGCCGCTTTCTACGTGGACGCCGCGCCGCCCACGCACGCCTTCGGCCCCTGCGGCCACGTCTGCTCCGAGAAGACGGCCGCCTTCTGGAGTCAGATCCCGCTGCCCCACGGCACGCACACCTTCCACGCCGCCTGCCCCTTCTGTGCCCACCAGCTGAGCAGCGAACGCGGCTTCGTCAGACTCATCTTCCAAGGACCCCTGGACTAGAGGACGCCGGATTTGgacctctttttttgttgttgttgttgttgtctcgcTCTCATTTTAAAGTGACCTTTTTGAGTATtcctttttcaagaaaaatatttctatattttcCACGAGACAAAACTGCTGGAGAGACTTTGTGATTGTGACGACGATGACAGTATTTATCCCAAACCAAAAGCAACTTATTGTTCTTGTGCTGCAGGGTGTCCCCAAAATATGTACGCAGTCTTCGAATGGCCACGCGCAAAGACTTGCAATTTTGGGCGTTCAGTTTAAATTTCAGGATGGGGAACTTCGCTAAACTTTTGAATGTCTGTCTGTTCAATATATCAGTACAGTGGTGCATTGAGAAACAAGTTTATTTCATTCTGGGATGTGATTGCGTCTCAAATAGTCTTCCcccatttaaaatgttcacttactcacttcactgccagccattttcaaagccGAGTCTTCCATATTAATTGATAGTTCGCCATATCAAAGGATCTGCTGTCACTTTTGAGGGGGGACACCCTGTACACTGTACGTCTCGTTAGCTAACTTAAAcctttcttattttttatttttatttatggccCTCAAATCATCACATGGCTTTCCAATCTTGCATCATTATACTCAGCagattgtgcgtgtgtgttctgAGGGCTTTTTCGAGCGCtttcatttgtgtgtttttgtcgtatTTAAAAGTTTTGTCCTGTGTTCGCCTTTCCAAGCCGTTGACAAAGCAATACCTTTTCTGAACCTCCTGAAGCATTATAGGTCGTCTTGAATGGCACCTC harbors:
- the peli1b gene encoding E3 ubiquitin-protein ligase pellino homolog 1b isoform X1, coding for MESASPWRQGRATRRGRRRALQGVRARAFPWVAAGLANTIKTIAVQWLFAQRRPRPTQKPLCAVQTAESQRSQTQHGSRRLLATGCQGHQQQRPAQHLVHAVQSPDGGGGVHARQQCRHVSGGSFHGESDRLCGDRHGGERPEQRRHANRPEHHLTLRLPHHVPAHAALHRPHLRGRLRLVQEHLPRGESRQVEDARRADGRPDHQRRAGDAPSPRLQPGLQARRVAGDLRVRECLHAARDALGAAAGKDGGGGVSGAGGRLADRSVRRHAAVAHGRGLVAHAHPQASGGPAAGDQRGAAAVPRGLQHAGLPLHAPQGHAGREAAVGLPALRPRARLPRLGQSARGAGRAPARMPHVSGQGALRAPVAGLRGRFLRGRRAAHARLRPLRPRLLREDGRLLESDPAAPRHAHLPRRLPLLCPPAEQRTRLRQTHLPRTPGLEDAGFGPLFLLLLLLSRSHFKVTFLSIPFSRKIFLYFPRDKTAGETL
- the peli1b gene encoding E3 ubiquitin-protein ligase pellino homolog 1b isoform X2, translating into MYSPEQENICTTSIKVPVKYGELIVLGYNGSLPNGDRGRRKSRFALCKRPKANGVKPSTVHVACSPQAAKAISNKDQHSISYTLSRAQTVVVEYTHDSNVDMFQVGRSTESPIDFVVTDTVASGQSNGDTQTVQSTISRFACRIMCQRTPPYTARIYAAGFDSSKNIFLGEKAAKWKTPDGQMDGLTTNGVLVMHPRHGFSQDSRPGVWREISVCGNVFTLRETRSAQQRGKMVEAESQELVDGSLIDLCGATLLWRTAEGLSRTPTLKHLEALRQEINAARPQCPVGFNTLAFPSMRRKDTPDEKQPWAYLRCGHVHGYHDWGNRHEERDGRQRECPMCRAKGPYVPLWLGCEAAFYVDAAPPTHAFGPCGHVCSEKTAAFWSQIPLPHGTHTFHAACPFCAHQLSSERGFVRLIFQGPLD